Genomic DNA from Theobroma cacao cultivar B97-61/B2 chromosome 3, Criollo_cocoa_genome_V2, whole genome shotgun sequence:
ATCCAATGGTATTTATTTCCCAGGTATTGATTTTGCCCCCTTTGTTTTTGGGATTGCctgcttttctcttttcttaaatattctactatacataaataatagAATTGTGAAGGTCAATTAGCAGATACTTGAATGCAGAAGTTCTCACTTAAGAATATATAAGGCGTGAAAGGTGAATTCAGAACTTAGTTACTGGCTTGTTGCTAGAACCCTTTATCATTCGGTTGACTAATTCTCTCCTTGTATTCTCCTTCGCAGCCCTTTCCCATTATATGATCATGTATTCTTACAATCAATGCTGTATTGTTCTTATCCTGATTGTCTCCATGTGTTAAAATTTCTGAACAGGCAAGATGCTGAAAAATCAGGATTTCTATCACTTCATCTGGCTTATTTTAACAGTGTCATTTTCACAGCTGCTGATTAAGGAAGCAAAGATCTGCCCCAccttttattcaaatttttgcAGAGCTTCAGAGACAAGTAGGCCTTTTATTTTGTCATAATGAAGTACATCTGGGGTTGCAGAACTTTAAAAAAAGGGGCTGCTAATTTTAGCCAGATACGCTCCAGAATACTGGAGCCAGGATGGTGCTGAATTTATGGCCTTCTGATCTTAAGACTGGTGTGAAAAATCTTGATTGTAGAACGCAGAGCATCCTATACGATGGTGCAGAGAAGATGATGACTACTTTTTGGTGGCTTTGCTGACATTTGTTTCAATGGTGAATGTTGAAATGTGAGCCAAACTCCTCAGCATCTTTACCattattttagaaaagaaaaatgatgttggGGAATGACTTTCTTTACTGGTTTTCTTGTGGGAATAACCTAGGAATATGTTTGGGATAACTTCTCCCAAGTGTAATATGCGGGTAGAGGTATGTGGGGAAATAATgttctttccttctttgtgGAGGATTTGGGTTTTGAACTTTACTAGGAGATATTGGCTTTTGGTGGATGGCTATGGAAACTATTTCATGTGATTCTAAAGTTTCTTTATTACCTTTGTAAATGCGCATTGGCACCAGCTTATCCTGGCTTTGTGAGCACGGGTATATGCAAATGTAAGACTGAACAGGATGTCTTGGCCATCCTTGTTCAGCCTTTTTGGCCCTATGGGCCTTCGGCTGTGGCCGTGCGACTGCGGAAAGCTTACCTCAACTAGAGAATCAATTATTAAAGCTCTAGAAGGGACAGACAGATTGACAAAAGGCTTATCATTGATGATCTTCTCTAAAAACACCATATCCATTCTCATTTAAAGCAGATGGATTTAAAAAATGAAGGGGAAAAGCTATCGTCTGGAATGTGCTCCACTACCATCATTTCATAGCAGCAGGCCGCGGCTGCTCTCTCAAGTGAGAACCAGCTTTCCAAGATCTTGTTTCTCAAACAAAGCTTTGTCAACACGATTATTGATTAAAAACAAACTTTTTGACTAAATCTAACGTTAACATTCCACAATTCTTATATCTGGCGGTGTGTTTGGACCCATAACAGTAATTGAACTGGAAAAGGACATATACAAGTTGGATCAAAGCTGGCTCCAAAGACTCCCGAGCACCACTTTGGACCCAATATCACATATAACGTATACATAAATTCTATTATCCTCGTCATTGGTTGAACATTGTGTGATAGTTCACATCACAGATCTAACAAATTAATACACTCAGGGTAACTCTTTCTTGACTATGAGTCCAATTATCATATGAACAACCTCCGCATGTTCTTAAAATTTGCTACTCATTTAAGGAGAATGACAAAGCAGCATGTAAATTTTCTCTTTAGCTGATTCAATTTCCTTGCCAATACCTTTGGTTATATTGCGCTATAGAAGAATGGCTAGGGAACTGTGGCATTGCCTCCCATTCCAATCAAAATCCCTGCAAGAATGATGAATACGACACCAGGAATTATTCCTCAGCAGAATCATGATGTCAAGCACTCTGCAGGCTCAAAAGTCTTGGGCTTCATGTTGTCTAGCCTTTAGTCTGTCTAATAATAATCCTCAGCTCCTTTTTGTTGTATAGTGATAATTTAGATTCTAATATCTTCCCTTAGTACAGGGTTCTGCAGCCCTCATCTTCAAAGTGAGTGAAGAAAGAATTTACTACTGGACAATCATAATTCAGTTCTCCTGGTCTTGCAGTGTTTTGCCTAAGTTATCAGAAACCAAGAAACTTAAGAGGTCAGCATTACAAGGATAAAGAACCACATAGTTTCTATTTTCTACTGAAATGTTTAACATCCTCATAGGACTTACCATTCTTGATTAATCAACATTTCATCTGTCAATCCAAACTCTCTTAGCTCTTCTTCAGTGTGGTGCATTAATAAGCTGTATCTGAAGATTTTAGACAGATCGCTAGTTAATCAGATTGTTTCCCAACTCGACAATCTTGGCTTGAATTAACTTTTTGGGATTTGGGGCACAAAAACAGAAGATTATTACCTTCCACCATAACCTTTTTCCATGACAATTATGTTGCCATTGCCCATATTATTGAGTCTTTCAAATTGTTCCACGGTCCATTTATACCACCTCATCAGAAACACAGGCAATGCTAGGCCATGTGACACAATAATTAGATTCATGTTTGGGCTCCGCTCGCCAGGTGGCTGAAAGCGTCCAATGTCGATATCCGCCCTAAGTGTTTCTCTGAATCCTGTTTCATTAATCGTATCAGTTTTAGACCCTTTCTTTGCTTTGAGTTAACAGAATGGATAGTGTATTACTATTACCTGTAATTCTGTCATAAACATCTGCCGCAGATTCTCCCTCAGGGAAGCGGTAAAAGAAACGACCATAACGCAGACGAAGAGCTTTGTCAACTCTCATTTTCTCTCTGTCCTGAAAATTTCCTGTTCACCATAgacatgattaattaaagAGGACATATTTAAAGTGCTAGGAAACATTTCCAGATATCCCGGCGCGGAGGAAAGGtgcttaaaaattttcaataatttcatATGTAATGCTGTTTTCTGAATTCTTCACGTGCGCGTGGTGGTTGCAACTTGCAACTTTATCTGATAGGTATGGATGTGTGGTGCAGATTAGGAGGGGACCCCTTCGCATGCTTTCTTTTGTTATGCTTTGATAAGTACATCGCTAGAAACAAAGTGAAATAATGCAATGAATCGTTCCAATTGGAGTTAGGTGCATGCCTTCCTCGCAATGTTCATGGTGAATATATATAGTACGACTAGATATTTATGGCAGTTGTTTGGCTAGATGAATGCTGAATCGGACAAGAATACACGATAGAATAGAGAAGAGATATCAACCTACCAAAGTCTTGCTCCCGGATTCGAGGCTCTTCTCTCATGCCAGCAATTCTCGAACGCTCAAATGCCCGGCCCAAGTGCTGAAGCGTTTCAAGTGTTCTTTTATATGGTGACACATAGAAATAAACCTTCCAATCATCTGCTCCATCTTTCTCAATCATTTCCCTTATTCGCCATCCACATTCCTCAGCTTCAGCCTTGCCTTTCTCGGTTAACGAAATCTTGGGATCAGCGACTCTTGTGTAGGCACTCTCATCCACATTCCCTTCACTCTGTCCATGCCTTACCAGGATTATCCGGCGAGGCGTAGGAGGTGATGATGTTTCCGCGCGTGCTAAAAGACCCTTTTCAGGAAACATGGCCTTTCCATTACTACTAGGGATTCGAATGGCTTCTTTTGGAGTTCCAAGGCATTGAATAGGACTGAGACCAGCTATTTTTCTTTGCGAAAGTGGGAGATATGATGCTGGGGATGGTGTGAAAGTAAGAGTGGCCATATTATCAATAAAAACAGTGAAAATTTTAGCTTTTCAAATGCGATTCGAGTGTTAAAAAGTTCTGGTCACATGCAAGGTTAGGTGAACTTAGCAAATTTCAGCTCAGTTTGCATTTTGTAAAGAGAGGACCATAGAAACTACTGGGAAGGTCAATGATGGAAAACGGTGGCGTAGGGCAGCCTGGAGTGGAGAATTAGAACATGTCCAGGCTCCTGAACGGAGCTCCTACCTCCTTCCATCATTTTCAGGGGATATGCCATTAGTACGAGCTTTGACTCCACGTGCCCTCATGCTGCTAGCCAGCAGTTCCATCTCTCGTGCCCTATAAACGTGTGGTGCAATTAGAAAAGGGGACTTTTCTATTGTTTCTCTATCAATATAGTCATGAATTTGTACCACtgacaaataaaattaagtgCAATGAATGAATCAAATAAGTCGAGGCGCCTTCCCTTTGAGAACGGTTCCATTCTCTATTTGAGATCAGTAGGTGGAGGGAAGGCGACTGGATCAATTGATGACTAGCCTTATTATTTGTTACCTTTCACGTGCATTCAAGTTCAAAATGCCTTGTCTATTATGCTAAATTTAGCCGGAACTGCATTTACATATTGGTTAATGGCTGGGTGAaagcttctgttttgttttttcccaAAAGAATATTTATGCTAACTGCTAAGAAATTGGGCTTACAAAATTTTGAGTAAGAGATGAGGCTTCAGCCCAGCAAAGGCCCAAACTTAGAATGGCCCGACACTCCTTATTATTTCGAAAAAGCTATTGATGGGCTTAGCTAGAAGATCGACCCACtaacaatttaattagaatCTAGCTCTGTattttgtgtgtgtgtatttGCAAGTCCTTTTTGTAGCCGGCCTCATTAATGCCAGTATTTAATGATGATCAACTTTGTGAAAGTGTGTGTATTGTTGGCTCCATAGAATCCATACATTCTTCCACCGGCAGAGAGACATGCCTAACCTTTGAATTTGTATTAGGTAATCATTTCATGAAACCTTGGAAAGATGTCCAGCTTTTAATTCACTACAAATCAAAGCAAGCTTGACCGCTTCCTTTGCCCTAAATTCAGATAACGTATTTTCAATCTTAAAGTCATTAATCAACTCATCTAGAAATAAAGGTAAGGGAATTAATGTTGTAACCCTGCATTGCAATGCACCCCTTTACAAGAATGATATACCACAAGGCTTCGTATGCACACTTGGCAAAAACAACTAACAGTCCTAGGTTAGGAGGAAACTGCATGGAAATTGTTGAATTGTAGGCTTCTGCTGGGTGGTGATGAACCTCACTAGGAAATCATTGTTGGATATGAAGTAATCTTCTCCTACTACCAGAATTTTCCGAACAGTTTTCATCACAAGATTAATTTTGTCATCATCCGAACAAGCCATAGGCAGCCGTGTGTCAAAATCACATTGGCCTAAAGCTATATCTTAACCCCTTCTGAAGATTAAAGAAATGGGAAACAATATTTAAGAACTCCAATTTGATAACGTAAAGGTCAAGTGCATATGTCCACAGAGCTGATTAATTAATCCTTTTAACGAGATAAGCATGATGAGATGATCATTTTCTAAGATTAAACACGGTTGTTGACAAAAGAGCCGACGATGACTTGGATGAATGGTTAAATTACGGGTACATTTTCGGGGAAGAGGCTGTTCTTCCCCTTACGTTTTGTTGACAGTTTATCATGAATTGAATAAAACccagcttttcaaaaaaaaaaaaaatgggggaCATTTGAATGAAATTGGTCAACCAGTGCAGCTAGCTGCCCCATGGCCTAAGGCTACCTCATGGGAACCATGCAATTATAATCTCCGCAGCCTTGGGTTTAGGATCAGTACTGAATCCTCCAAGATGACCTCAAAAGCAAGCCCACCCGTTTAAGTTAAGAATATTCAGTTGAAATTCCGGAATGCAGAATTTCCAAACAGGATCAAAGCTAAAAACATGACAAAGATGTGTAAAGTTTATATTTGAGAAAACATCAAGCCAAGAAATTTCCGGAGGTTAAAAGAAAGTGGTACAAATCAATCTTTGTCACCATGGAAACGTACCACTGTATAACATGTCATCAACTGTCTTTGTTTGTAGTGCTTTGCTTAGAACTCCAACTGTACAAAGTCACAATGATTTGTTCTAACAGGCATTTGCATAGTCTCTCTTGGCTCTTGCACTATCACTGCAGACTTCAGCAGCGTGAGCCATCAGATGTCCCAGTTGCCGCTATCGCCTCCCAAGAATTCGATTTAGATTAAGACGAATTAATTAGCCTAATTACTAGGGTTTAATTActcataaaaaatgaaatagtcTTTATGAAAGCTCGCCTTGAATACAAGGGCATAGACCCTTGAGGCGTGAAAGTGTAAAGGAAAAGTGAACGAAAATGGAAACCCTAAGAAAAGTAGAAAACACACTAAAACCAAACTAACCTTTACAAAGTTTACAGTAGAAAATCGGAGGGGATAAATGCTTAAATGCGAAGCCTCGATCTGGTCCCCCTGCCATGGAAATTGGCggtaatttgtttttcttgctAGTACTACATatgctttctctctctttctttcatttgccATTTAGTTCTTCCTATTTTAAGCCACCGAGACCCGTCTCCAAGCAGCTTTCTTATTAGTatattaagattttttaaaataaaagagtaGCTTTCAGTAGATTTGTCTCTTATTGAAAAGGGTTTTTCTTAATCAACCAATGAAAATGGAAGCTAGCTATATAGAAACAGGCTTTTCTTCTTGAAGAAACTTCTTGTGATTGACAACgcaatttttttatgttatgcaTACGTGCAAGTGtagatttatttgaaatttgagCTCAACCAGTGTGTAAACTATAATGTGAATGtcgaaaatttaattaattcttttttttgggttttgtcATTTGCATTGACTTTAGTCATGTCAGTGACTTATTTCCCTTGAGTGAAAggagaagatgaagaaagaatCATCTGTAATTTAATTTGGAATTCATTAGTTAAATTACCTcaatcttccttttttttggattatttgatttatttataataaacgTAGTATTTGAAGGTATACACAATGATTGTCTATAACAATCATGATAGAAAAGATACACTTATAGTAATTAAATTCAGAGTTTTCTCGAAACGATACCGTTTTAATCATTTGCCATTTCTTCCCATAGGcctattttcttcaatttgctGTGATGACGTTACGATTTTTGGGGGGGTGTTGCAATTAATATAAATAGCAAAGAAGAGACAATTctttattaaatgaaaatgtaaataaaacCTGAAAAGGGCTGTTTCCTGCTGGATGGATGTAACAGAGGCGATGGGATGGCTGTAGGCAATTCTGCCAGTGCTGGGCAGGTCATGAACTTTTGTCTATCATATCCAGGCGTTGCCTAGTAAACAAGTCGAAGATTTTTAGGAGAAGTTTCGATCATTCAAACCCTGAAAACATGACCACTCGTTTGTAAAACTTGACAAaagaaaacgaaaaaaaaaaaagcactgTAGTTGTTGAGATTCATGACATATTATTCCAAAAACTGGAGCTACCTCAGGTGGCCCCTCcctttggaaaaaaaattaagtctTACCATTAGAATATTTCAAGGTCGTCGACCCTTAAAATTCTATCTCTATGAATAATCTTATCGAAATTAATGCTCTTCCAATCATCTTGTCTCATTAAATTAATAGTTTGAATGATATATCTCTGGGGGTTAGTTAGGCCATGAATCTTCGTACCTGCAGCGAACTAGCAGTTAGAAAGTAATTCAATGAACGAGCTACCTCACTTTGCTCTGATTGGTAATCCATTAGAAATCAACCCGCGTGCATGTTTATATATGCATAAGTTAGAATTAGTCGAAAAACTTGTCAAGACGTGTGACTAATTCTGCAAGGGTGTTGCTAATGTTAGAACCACGTAttgtattgttttttttttttgttcttgtgGTGGACCTTATCTCCGGAACAGTCAAGTTGCACATTGACTTAGTTGTTTTGGAAATGATATATCTTGTGAAGATGATGATGTGATTGAACCGTGTATAAACCACAACTATTAATTTGTACTAATGTTCAGTGATCCTGGTCCACAGGGTAAGGATGCATAAgagtaaataataaaatttttatttttttggaggGGGGAGGTGGGGCTTGAAAGCGACAATGAAGTAAACAAAAAACATGAGTGCAGAAAGCAGCAAGTACCTAGTCTGTGTCATGAATCACGACATTGGGTTTTTTGCTAGCGGAAGGTTGTATCAAAGGAACATGGGGATGGATGGTCTCTTTGCCTGACTTGCGAA
This window encodes:
- the LOC18606570 gene encoding phosphoglycerate mutase-like protein AT74H, producing MATLTFTPSPASYLPLSQRKIAGLSPIQCLGTPKEAIRIPSSNGKAMFPEKGLLARAETSSPPTPRRIILVRHGQSEGNVDESAYTRVADPKISLTEKGKAEAEECGWRIREMIEKDGADDWKVYFYVSPYKRTLETLQHLGRAFERSRIAGMREEPRIREQDFGNFQDREKMRVDKALRLRYGRFFYRFPEGESAADVYDRITGFRETLRADIDIGRFQPPGERSPNMNLIIVSHGLALPVFLMRWYKWTVEQFERLNNMGNGNIIVMEKGYGGRYSLLMHHTEEELREFGLTDEMLINQEWQNTARPGELNYDCPVVNSFFTHFEDEGCRTLY